From the Luteolibacter sp. Y139 genome, one window contains:
- a CDS encoding efflux RND transporter permease subunit: MNFSDFFIKRPIFAGVLSIVIFLVGAIALWKLPVSEYPEVIPPTVVVRATYPGANPQTIAETVSTPLEQAINGVENSIYMYSQATSDGVMTLTVTFKLGTDPDLAQVQVQNRVSQALPKLPEEVRRLGVTTIKSSPDLTMVVHLLSPDGRYDDVYVRNYATLQVRDVLTRLPGVGQVQLFGSGDYAMRIWLDPNKVASRGMTAGDVVNAIREQNVQVAAGAVGQQPNPQASDTELLINTKGRLVSEEEFGDIVLKVGAHGERTLLRDVARVELGASEYALRSLLSNKTAVAIPIFQLPGSNSIALSNAVRTKMEELKKDFPDGLDYKIAYDPTVFVRHSIEAVVHTLLEAIVLVVLVVILFLQTWRASIIPLVAVPVSLVGTFAVMLALGFSINALSLFGLVLAIGIVVDDAIVVVENVERNISLGLSPFEATKKAMREVTGPIVATALVLSAVFIPTAFITGLSGQFYKQFAITIAISTIISAFNSLTLSPALSALLLRDHHAPKDRLTRIMDTSFGWLFRPFNRFFEWSSNKYSAGVQRLVRRGGIALIVYAGLLFLTWSTFKRIPAGFVPAQDKQYLVAFAQLPEGASLERTDEIIRKMGDIMLKHPGVQDSIAFPGLSINGFTNSPNSGIAFVSLKSFEERKGPGMSGKEIAAQLQAEFGQIQGAFVAVFPPPPVNGLGTTGGFKLYIEDRNGAGYDELYTAAQALLAKANQTPGLAGMFSGFTVNTPQLLADVNRAKAKQQGIPLGNIFEAMQVNLGSLYVNDFNRFGRTYQVVAQADSEFRTRAEDVARLRTRNDKGQMVPLGSVLEVKETYGPDRAMRYNGYPAADLQGGPALGFSSGQAEALMEKVAAETLPKGMTLDWTDLTYQKILAGNTGMLVFPISILLVFLVLAAQYESFRLPFAVLLIVPMALLSAMVGVWLTDGDNNIFTQIGLIVLIGLAAKNAILIVEFAVHLREQGKSVVESAVEAARLRLRPILMTSIAFIAGVYPLVAATGAGAEMRHAMGVAVFSGMIGVTVFGLLLTPVFYVVLAKIGANKQAAAPAIDA, from the coding sequence ATGAACTTTTCCGATTTCTTCATCAAGCGCCCGATCTTTGCCGGGGTGCTATCCATCGTCATCTTCCTCGTCGGCGCGATCGCGCTGTGGAAGCTGCCGGTCAGCGAATATCCCGAGGTCATCCCGCCGACCGTTGTGGTGCGGGCGACTTATCCAGGTGCCAATCCGCAGACGATCGCGGAGACCGTTTCCACGCCGCTCGAGCAAGCGATCAACGGGGTGGAGAATTCCATCTACATGTATTCGCAGGCGACCAGTGACGGGGTGATGACCCTGACGGTCACCTTCAAGCTCGGCACTGATCCCGACCTCGCGCAGGTGCAGGTGCAAAACCGCGTCTCGCAGGCACTGCCAAAGCTGCCCGAGGAAGTGCGGCGTCTCGGTGTGACGACGATCAAGAGCTCGCCCGACCTCACGATGGTCGTGCACTTGCTTTCGCCCGATGGCCGTTACGACGACGTCTACGTTCGCAACTACGCGACGCTCCAGGTGCGTGATGTGCTCACCCGTTTGCCAGGCGTTGGCCAGGTTCAGCTTTTCGGTTCCGGTGACTATGCGATGCGCATCTGGCTGGACCCGAACAAGGTGGCATCACGCGGCATGACGGCCGGTGACGTGGTCAATGCGATACGAGAGCAGAACGTCCAGGTGGCTGCCGGTGCGGTGGGGCAACAGCCGAATCCGCAGGCAAGCGACACGGAATTGCTCATCAATACCAAGGGCCGCCTCGTATCCGAGGAGGAGTTCGGTGACATCGTGCTGAAAGTAGGCGCGCACGGCGAGCGCACGCTTTTGAGGGACGTGGCACGCGTCGAACTCGGTGCATCGGAATACGCGCTGCGGTCGTTGCTGAGTAACAAGACTGCGGTCGCCATACCGATTTTCCAGCTTCCCGGATCGAACTCCATCGCGCTGTCGAATGCCGTCCGCACCAAGATGGAGGAACTGAAGAAGGACTTCCCGGATGGGCTCGACTATAAGATCGCCTACGACCCGACGGTCTTCGTCCGCCACTCGATCGAGGCGGTGGTGCACACGTTGCTAGAGGCAATCGTGCTGGTGGTGCTGGTGGTGATTCTTTTCCTCCAGACCTGGCGGGCATCGATCATTCCGCTGGTCGCGGTGCCGGTGTCGTTGGTGGGTACTTTCGCGGTGATGCTCGCCCTTGGGTTCTCGATCAATGCGCTCTCGCTCTTCGGGCTCGTGCTTGCGATCGGTATCGTCGTCGACGACGCCATCGTGGTGGTGGAGAACGTGGAGCGGAATATCTCGCTCGGGCTTTCGCCGTTTGAGGCGACGAAGAAGGCGATGCGAGAGGTGACGGGGCCGATCGTTGCGACCGCGCTGGTGCTGTCGGCGGTGTTCATTCCCACGGCATTCATCACCGGCTTGAGCGGCCAGTTCTACAAGCAGTTCGCGATCACGATCGCGATCTCGACGATCATCTCGGCCTTCAATTCGCTCACGCTGTCGCCAGCCCTTAGCGCGCTGCTGTTGCGTGATCACCATGCGCCTAAGGACCGGCTCACGCGGATCATGGATACATCCTTCGGATGGCTGTTCCGCCCCTTCAATCGCTTCTTCGAGTGGTCATCGAACAAATACTCCGCCGGCGTGCAACGGCTGGTGCGCCGCGGCGGGATCGCGCTGATCGTCTATGCGGGCCTTCTGTTCCTGACGTGGTCGACCTTCAAGCGCATTCCCGCGGGCTTCGTGCCGGCGCAGGACAAGCAATACCTGGTGGCCTTCGCCCAGCTTCCCGAGGGCGCCTCGCTCGAACGCACTGATGAAATCATCCGCAAGATGGGGGACATCATGCTGAAGCATCCTGGCGTGCAGGACTCGATTGCCTTCCCGGGTCTTTCGATCAACGGCTTCACCAATAGCCCGAACTCCGGCATCGCGTTCGTGAGCCTCAAGTCCTTCGAAGAGCGCAAGGGGCCGGGCATGTCCGGCAAGGAAATCGCGGCACAGCTTCAGGCTGAGTTTGGCCAGATCCAGGGTGCGTTTGTTGCGGTGTTTCCGCCTCCGCCTGTGAACGGTCTTGGTACTACGGGTGGCTTCAAGCTCTACATCGAGGATCGCAATGGTGCGGGCTACGATGAGCTTTACACGGCGGCCCAGGCGTTGCTGGCGAAGGCGAACCAGACGCCAGGGCTGGCGGGCATGTTCTCGGGCTTCACCGTGAACACGCCGCAACTCCTCGCTGACGTGAACCGCGCCAAGGCGAAGCAGCAGGGCATTCCGCTCGGTAATATCTTCGAGGCGATGCAGGTGAACCTCGGGTCGCTTTACGTCAACGACTTCAACCGCTTTGGCCGCACGTATCAGGTGGTTGCTCAGGCCGACTCAGAGTTCCGCACCCGTGCTGAAGATGTCGCAAGGCTGCGCACCCGCAATGACAAGGGCCAGATGGTCCCACTCGGCTCGGTGCTGGAAGTGAAGGAGACCTACGGCCCCGACCGCGCGATGCGCTACAATGGCTATCCTGCTGCTGACCTCCAGGGTGGGCCAGCGCTTGGCTTCAGCTCGGGCCAGGCAGAGGCGCTCATGGAAAAGGTTGCCGCCGAGACCTTGCCGAAAGGCATGACGCTCGATTGGACTGACCTGACCTATCAGAAGATCCTCGCGGGCAATACCGGCATGCTGGTGTTCCCGATCAGCATTCTGCTGGTGTTCCTGGTGCTGGCAGCGCAGTACGAGAGCTTCCGGCTGCCCTTCGCCGTGTTGCTCATCGTGCCGATGGCGCTGCTGTCCGCGATGGTCGGTGTGTGGCTGACCGATGGCGACAACAACATCTTCACGCAGATCGGCCTGATCGTGCTGATTGGCTTGGCGGCGAAGAATGCGATCTTGATCGTCGAGTTTGCCGTTCACTTGCGAGAGCAGGGCAAGAGCGTGGTCGAGTCCGCGGTGGAAGCCGCGCGCCTGCGCCTGCGGCCGATCCTGATGACCTCGATCGCCTTCATTGCCGGTGTGTATCCGCTCGTCGCTGCGACCGGTGCCGGCGCGGAGATGCGTCACGCGATGGGTGTCGCAGTCTTCTCCGGAATGATCGGTGTCACTGTCTTCGGCCTGCTGCTCACGCCGGTGTTCTATGTGGTGCTCGCAAAAATCGGTGCCAACAAGCAAGCCGCCGCTCCTGCCATCGATGCCTGA
- a CDS encoding efflux RND transporter periplasmic adaptor subunit, translated as MNVPDRDEYPIPEAPEPKSRFHTRLALMLVGIGAVAAGVYYGPRASAAESKHEAPAMAPAKVTVSTVEQQTLAEHRELIGRVDARETVEIRPRVPGHIDDVRFQAGSVVEKGDILFVIDPRQYRAQVDLAAAAVERAKVRVGIAESEAKRTGSLLATRAVSVEESDTRNSRLAEARTDLSAAEATLVSAKLNLEYTEVRAPIRGKVNRALVTAGNLVSSENLLTTVVSTGDVYVYADVDENTALAFDRLRREKKMGEGQLMVEMQVGDEKDYPHRGFIESADNRVDAATGTLVYRMIFSNEDESLVPGLYARVRLPVSAPAPALLVSERSIGTNQSQKFVLTVKPDNTVAYRTVKLGPVLQGKRVIREGIEPGDRVIVNGLQRVTAGMIVDPAVAN; from the coding sequence ATGAACGTTCCTGACCGTGACGAATACCCTATTCCGGAAGCGCCGGAGCCGAAGTCGCGCTTTCACACCCGCTTGGCCTTGATGCTCGTTGGCATCGGTGCAGTTGCTGCGGGAGTCTACTATGGACCGCGTGCCTCGGCTGCCGAGTCGAAGCATGAGGCTCCGGCGATGGCGCCTGCCAAGGTGACCGTTTCCACTGTCGAGCAGCAGACGCTGGCCGAGCACCGCGAGCTGATCGGCCGCGTCGATGCGCGGGAAACCGTGGAGATCCGTCCACGCGTTCCCGGCCATATCGATGACGTTCGTTTCCAAGCCGGCAGTGTGGTCGAAAAGGGCGACATCCTGTTCGTGATCGATCCTCGCCAATACCGCGCCCAAGTGGACCTTGCCGCGGCCGCCGTCGAGCGCGCCAAGGTCCGCGTGGGGATTGCGGAGAGCGAGGCGAAGCGAACCGGCAGCCTGCTTGCCACCCGCGCCGTTTCGGTGGAGGAATCGGACACGCGCAACTCGCGTCTCGCCGAAGCCCGCACCGATCTGTCCGCCGCCGAAGCCACCCTTGTCAGTGCGAAGCTCAATCTCGAATACACCGAGGTCCGCGCTCCGATCCGTGGCAAGGTCAACCGGGCCTTGGTCACGGCAGGCAACCTCGTTTCGAGCGAGAACCTGCTGACGACGGTGGTGTCGACCGGCGACGTTTACGTTTACGCGGACGTCGATGAGAATACCGCGCTGGCCTTCGATCGCCTGCGCCGTGAGAAGAAGATGGGCGAAGGCCAGCTGATGGTGGAGATGCAGGTCGGTGACGAGAAGGATTACCCGCACAGGGGCTTCATCGAGTCCGCCGACAATCGCGTCGATGCGGCCACCGGCACCCTGGTCTATCGCATGATCTTCTCGAATGAAGACGAGTCGCTGGTCCCCGGTCTCTATGCCCGTGTCCGCCTCCCTGTTAGTGCGCCTGCGCCAGCCCTGCTGGTGAGCGAGCGTTCGATCGGCACGAATCAAAGCCAGAAGTTCGTGCTGACCGTGAAGCCTGACAACACCGTCGCCTACCGCACGGTGAAGCTCGGCCCGGTGCTGCAAGGCAAGCGTGTGATCCGCGAGGGCATCGAGCCCGGCGACCGGGTCATCGTGAATGGCCTGCAACGCGTCACCGCCGGCATGATCGTGGATCCTGCCGTCGCGAACTGA
- a CDS encoding efflux transporter outer membrane subunit, giving the protein MKTSRILLLSAALFTSCSFEPALDKPGVEVVPVSFSGSGSGSASATLDWRSFFTDPRLKKLVSLALEHNRDLRVATLNVEQARAQYGISRSALFPTVDLSATGSRRRTPGSTVSGGTAVESRNYDVSVGVTSYELDLFGRVRSLNHAALESYFASDAARVGAQISLVSEVASRYLNERALLEEIELSEQTLVSVSKTYDLTRMRFEAGDVSELDSRSVEIQVKTAEANLAAYRQQLAETHNALAFLIGTALPSNLPEGRSLEQALVSDLRGGVPSDLLARRPDILEAEHQLRVANANIGAARAAFFPRITLTGGAGTASKSLGDLFQNGSSAWAFSPQISVPIFDGGYNKSNLEVAEVRKQIGVAQYEKAIQTAFREVSDGLVARSGLNGQVAAYEGLVAAQQKRFDLADARYQQGVDSYFQVLDAHQDLYAARQILIRLRLARLTNAVGLYKALGGGW; this is encoded by the coding sequence ATGAAAACTTCACGTATTCTGCTGCTGTCCGCAGCCCTCTTTACCTCTTGCTCCTTTGAGCCTGCGCTCGACAAGCCGGGCGTCGAGGTGGTGCCCGTCAGCTTCTCTGGCAGCGGCAGCGGTTCCGCTTCCGCCACACTGGATTGGCGCTCGTTTTTCACCGATCCGCGCTTGAAGAAGCTGGTCTCCCTCGCACTTGAGCACAACCGCGACCTGCGGGTCGCCACATTGAACGTGGAGCAAGCGCGTGCCCAGTACGGGATCTCTCGTAGTGCACTGTTTCCGACCGTTGATTTGTCCGCCACTGGCTCACGACGGCGGACACCGGGCTCGACCGTCTCCGGGGGGACGGCGGTCGAGTCCCGGAACTACGATGTCTCGGTGGGAGTCACTTCCTATGAGCTCGATCTTTTCGGACGCGTTCGCAGCCTGAATCACGCCGCGCTGGAAAGCTACTTCGCCAGCGATGCCGCGCGGGTCGGTGCGCAGATCTCGCTCGTTTCGGAAGTAGCCTCGCGCTACCTGAATGAGCGTGCCTTGTTGGAAGAGATCGAGCTTTCCGAACAGACGCTCGTTTCGGTGAGCAAGACTTACGATCTCACCCGCATGCGTTTCGAGGCTGGCGACGTGTCGGAGCTGGATTCCCGCTCGGTTGAGATCCAGGTGAAGACCGCTGAAGCGAATCTTGCGGCCTATCGCCAGCAACTTGCGGAGACGCACAACGCGTTGGCATTCCTGATCGGCACCGCACTGCCTTCGAATCTCCCCGAAGGCAGAAGCCTGGAACAAGCGCTCGTCTCCGATTTACGTGGCGGTGTCCCGTCGGACTTGCTGGCGCGCCGTCCCGATATTCTGGAAGCCGAGCATCAGCTTCGGGTGGCGAATGCGAACATCGGTGCCGCACGCGCGGCCTTCTTCCCGCGGATCACGCTGACGGGTGGAGCTGGCACGGCTAGCAAGAGCCTTGGCGATCTGTTCCAAAACGGCAGTTCCGCGTGGGCGTTCTCGCCACAGATCAGCGTGCCGATTTTCGACGGCGGCTATAACAAGTCGAATCTTGAGGTCGCTGAGGTGCGCAAGCAGATCGGAGTCGCGCAGTATGAGAAGGCGATTCAGACCGCCTTCCGTGAGGTGTCGGATGGCCTCGTCGCGCGCTCGGGGCTCAATGGCCAGGTTGCCGCCTATGAGGGCCTCGTTGCAGCGCAGCAAAAGCGCTTCGACCTCGCCGACGCGCGCTACCAGCAGGGGGTGGACAGCTACTTCCAGGTGCTGGATGCTCATCAGGACCTCTACGCCGCACGCCAGATCCTGATCCGGCTGCGGCTTGCCCGCCTGACCAATGCTGTTGGACTCTACAAGGCGCTTGGTGGCGGCTGGTGA
- a CDS encoding S49 family peptidase → MKTTIALCLLAALPLAAAEEKPVVAIYDLEGTISESGRSEASLLGGLEIEPNRPLTLFDLTRSLKKAAADPKVKAVVVDADDAQLGLSQIQELRRRLQAVRAAGKDVWLYTDSLSNGTALLGSAANHFTLMPEGDVSLSGIYSESMYFKGLLDKAGVVADVIHIGDFKSFGEEYYRTGPSEFAKQQKEELIGGIFDQLVAEVSEGRKVPAEKLRSLVDLGTFTAQQAKDAGLVDDLKHRTDFATAVKAAYEGAKFDRKYELPDLDGPEISGMLDVFRLMFESDKSKSAKTDYIAVVPFEGEISSESIAPVRAQILKLIKDQHAKALVLRVDSPGGSALASEVLWEATDEWKASGRPFVVSMGGVAASGGYYISSGGNRIFAEEGTITGSIGVVGMKLVLGGAMEKLGITTDATQRGKNAGAQSMFHPFTEDEAKLVRESMLQVYGTFKKRIEAGRGTRLKGELEGMAGGRVYTGKRALELGLVDELGGLGEAVAFAASKCGVDADAIKLVPEPKSALEGIFAQPEKPADDDIVKMGRVISPVSEAIKATLGDAKLAALPKPAREAVSHVLKRIESCSDSAIQLIGSDISIPLK, encoded by the coding sequence ATGAAAACCACCATTGCTCTCTGCCTCCTCGCCGCGCTGCCGCTCGCCGCGGCCGAAGAAAAGCCGGTCGTCGCCATCTACGACCTCGAAGGCACCATTTCCGAATCCGGCCGCTCCGAAGCATCGCTGCTCGGAGGACTGGAAATCGAGCCCAACCGCCCGCTCACCCTCTTCGACCTGACCCGCAGCCTGAAAAAGGCCGCCGCCGACCCGAAGGTGAAGGCCGTGGTGGTGGATGCCGACGATGCCCAACTCGGGCTCTCCCAGATTCAGGAACTCCGCCGCCGCCTCCAGGCCGTGCGTGCCGCCGGGAAAGACGTCTGGCTCTACACTGACTCCCTCAGCAATGGCACCGCCCTACTCGGCTCCGCGGCGAATCACTTTACCCTCATGCCGGAAGGCGATGTCTCCCTCAGCGGCATCTATTCCGAGTCGATGTATTTCAAGGGCCTGCTCGACAAGGCCGGCGTCGTGGCCGACGTCATCCACATCGGCGACTTCAAGAGCTTCGGCGAAGAATACTACCGCACCGGCCCCAGCGAATTTGCCAAGCAACAGAAGGAAGAGCTGATCGGCGGCATCTTCGACCAACTCGTCGCTGAGGTTTCCGAAGGCCGCAAGGTGCCCGCAGAGAAACTCCGCTCGCTCGTCGACCTCGGCACCTTTACCGCGCAGCAGGCTAAAGACGCGGGACTCGTCGATGACCTGAAGCACCGCACCGACTTCGCCACCGCCGTCAAAGCCGCCTACGAAGGTGCCAAGTTCGACCGCAAGTATGAGCTTCCCGACCTCGACGGCCCGGAAATCAGCGGCATGCTCGATGTCTTCAGGCTGATGTTCGAAAGCGACAAGTCGAAGTCTGCCAAGACCGACTACATCGCCGTGGTTCCCTTCGAAGGTGAAATCTCCAGCGAATCTATCGCCCCGGTCCGTGCCCAGATTCTCAAGCTCATCAAGGACCAGCACGCGAAGGCGCTGGTGCTGCGCGTCGATTCACCCGGCGGATCCGCCCTCGCCAGCGAGGTGCTGTGGGAAGCCACCGATGAATGGAAAGCCAGCGGCCGTCCCTTCGTGGTCTCCATGGGTGGCGTCGCAGCCAGCGGCGGCTACTACATTTCCAGTGGTGGCAACCGCATCTTCGCGGAAGAAGGCACCATCACCGGCTCGATCGGCGTGGTCGGCATGAAGCTCGTCCTCGGCGGCGCGATGGAAAAGCTCGGCATCACCACCGACGCCACCCAGCGCGGCAAGAACGCCGGCGCGCAGTCGATGTTCCATCCCTTCACCGAAGATGAAGCCAAGCTCGTCCGTGAATCGATGCTCCAGGTCTATGGCACCTTCAAGAAGCGCATCGAAGCCGGCCGTGGAACGCGCCTGAAGGGCGAGCTCGAAGGCATGGCAGGCGGCCGCGTCTACACCGGCAAGCGCGCCCTCGAACTCGGCCTCGTCGACGAACTCGGTGGACTCGGTGAAGCGGTCGCTTTCGCCGCCAGCAAGTGCGGCGTGGATGCCGATGCGATCAAACTCGTCCCCGAGCCGAAGAGCGCCCTCGAAGGCATCTTCGCCCAACCTGAAAAGCCAGCGGACGACGACATCGTGAAGATGGGACGCGTGATCTCTCCGGTTTCGGAAGCGATCAAGGCTACCCTCGGCGACGCAAAACTCGCCGCCCTTCCCAAGCCTGCCCGCGAAGCTGTCAGCCACGTGCTGAAGCGCATCGAAAGCTGCTCCGACAGCGCGATCCAACTCATTGGATCCGACATCTCGATCCCGCTGAAGTAA